One genomic segment of Planktothrix serta PCC 8927 includes these proteins:
- a CDS encoding DUF928 domain-containing protein, which translates to MNKYPTSIADAPTFLFYIPPLKSGKTGDKTVNSDPEKYLMSADFKISDQNQETIYEAKFNLATQSGLLRLSLPVSVSELFVATDKPYFWSFQVNCDNTGDLSGSATIEGKILRLPVYTEIEKKLLQPMSAYERFKLYQSIGLEYDALIILEELRRQNPNDAALTTTWENLLTSHGFEMLIGVPSLDFEMNSGSPQLQNN; encoded by the coding sequence ATGAATAAATATCCTACTTCTATAGCAGATGCTCCTACTTTTTTGTTTTATATTCCTCCCTTGAAATCGGGTAAAACTGGGGATAAAACGGTGAATTCTGATCCTGAAAAATACTTAATGAGTGCGGACTTTAAAATTTCCGATCAAAATCAAGAAACAATTTATGAAGCTAAATTCAATTTAGCGACTCAATCAGGTTTATTACGTTTGAGTTTACCTGTATCCGTTTCTGAGTTATTTGTAGCAACAGATAAGCCTTACTTCTGGTCTTTTCAAGTAAACTGTGACAATACAGGAGATTTGAGTGGTAGTGCTACAATTGAAGGGAAAATTCTCCGGCTTCCGGTTTATACAGAAATAGAAAAAAAACTTCTACAACCCATGAGTGCTTATGAGCGCTTTAAACTTTATCAATCGATTGGATTAGAGTACGATGCCCTGATTATATTAGAGGAATTGCGACGTCAAAATCCGAATGACGCTGCTTTAACAACGACTTGGGAAAATTTATTAACATCTCATGGATTTGAAATGCTAATTGGAGTTCCATCCCTTGACTTTGAGATGAATTCAGGTTCACCCCAACTCCAAAATAATTAA
- a CDS encoding putative bifunctional diguanylate cyclase/phosphodiesterase translates to MKYWQKWLLNPSHQIPLIYGIIGGLWIAFSDHLLALLANYPHSITLLQTVKGWFFILITSLLLYYLIRRETQRLQLSEKRYRDLFLSHPQPIWVYDLKTLKFLAVNDAAIAHYGYSETEFLRMTISDLCPPEVSESLQVLITSDAGGIEPENLFKHRQKDGTLIDVEIRSHPLQWKNRLAKVILAQDITIRLQAERQLERYAFQDFLTGLANRSQLVYCLNHCLESSTTDQNFALIYINLYPLKTLRYSWGHGLAEQLLIEVSHRLKRCVTVQDIVARVDSEDFAILIPDFININNLNSQINQIKHQFLTPFNLNGTNLSSAISMGVVCREFNWENPEQYLQAADIALHYAKKQGKNATLFYHPQMLETITQRGALETDLQQAITHNHLRLHYQPIIHLNTGNLIGFEALVRWQHPTKGLIPPAQFIPIAEETELIIPLGRWVLEQACQDLFKLQKQYPHLSMSVNLSEVQLHYPPLLEEIDSIILSNGLAFGSLKLEVTETSLMESSANCITILTQLKNRGIKILIDDFGTGYSSLSYLQNLPIDTLKIDRSFVKNLESQGKDLEITKTIVNLAKCLNLDIIAEGIETSVQKEILQSLGCEAGQGYLFSPPLNWAGITTFLSS, encoded by the coding sequence ATGAAATATTGGCAAAAATGGCTGCTTAATCCATCCCACCAAATTCCTTTAATATATGGAATAATTGGGGGTCTTTGGATTGCTTTTTCGGATCACTTATTAGCATTATTGGCTAATTATCCCCATTCAATTACACTTCTTCAAACGGTCAAAGGGTGGTTCTTTATCCTAATTACCAGTCTTCTTCTCTATTATTTAATTCGTCGAGAAACCCAGCGTTTGCAACTCTCAGAAAAACGGTATCGAGATTTGTTTTTAAGCCATCCCCAACCGATTTGGGTTTATGATCTGAAAACTTTGAAGTTTCTGGCGGTTAATGATGCTGCGATCGCTCATTATGGCTATTCAGAGACAGAATTTCTGAGGATGACAATTTCAGATCTTTGCCCTCCTGAAGTATCTGAATCTTTGCAGGTTTTAATCACATCCGATGCAGGAGGAATTGAGCCGGAAAATCTGTTTAAACATCGCCAGAAAGATGGGACGTTAATTGATGTAGAAATTCGCTCTCATCCCTTACAGTGGAAAAACCGACTTGCTAAAGTTATTTTAGCACAAGATATTACGATTCGTCTACAAGCTGAACGACAATTAGAGCGATATGCGTTTCAAGATTTTCTCACAGGTTTAGCTAACCGTAGTCAATTAGTTTATTGCTTAAATCATTGTTTAGAAAGCTCCACTACTGATCAGAATTTTGCTTTAATTTATATTAATTTATACCCCTTAAAAACCTTAAGATATAGCTGGGGTCATGGTTTAGCTGAACAATTGTTAATCGAGGTCAGTCATCGTTTAAAACGTTGTGTCACTGTTCAAGATATAGTCGCCAGGGTGGATAGTGAAGATTTTGCTATTTTAATTCCTGATTTTATTAATATCAATAACTTAAATTCTCAAATCAATCAAATTAAACATCAGTTTTTAACTCCTTTTAATTTAAACGGAACTAATCTATCTTCAGCAATTAGTATGGGAGTGGTTTGTCGTGAATTTAATTGGGAAAATCCAGAACAGTATTTACAAGCCGCAGATATAGCTCTACACTATGCTAAAAAACAGGGAAAAAACGCCACCCTATTCTATCATCCTCAAATGTTAGAAACAATTACCCAACGGGGAGCGTTAGAAACGGATTTACAACAGGCGATCACCCATAATCATTTGCGCTTACATTATCAACCCATTATTCATTTAAACACAGGAAATCTGATCGGTTTTGAAGCCTTAGTTCGTTGGCAACATCCCACGAAAGGTTTAATTCCTCCGGCTCAATTTATTCCCATTGCAGAAGAAACGGAGTTAATTATTCCTCTAGGACGGTGGGTTTTGGAACAGGCGTGTCAAGATTTATTCAAGTTACAAAAACAGTATCCTCATCTAAGCATGAGTGTTAATTTATCAGAAGTGCAGCTTCATTATCCCCCTTTATTAGAGGAAATTGATAGTATTATTCTATCTAATGGTTTAGCGTTTGGAAGCTTAAAGTTAGAAGTTACAGAAACAAGTTTAATGGAAAGTTCGGCTAATTGTATTACAATTTTAACTCAGTTAAAAAATCGAGGAATTAAAATTTTAATTGATGATTTTGGAACCGGATACTCTTCCTTAAGTTATTTACAGAATTTACCGATAGATACCCTAAAAATTGATCGGAGTTTTGTCAAGAATTTGGAATCTCAAGGTAAGGATCTGGAAATCACTAAAACCATTGTTAATTTAGCCAAATGTCTTAATTTAGATATTATTGCTGAAGGTATTGAAACCTCAGTTCAAAAAGAAATTTTACAGTCATTAGGTTGCGAAGCCGGACAAGGATATTTGTTTTCTCCTCCCTTAAATTGGGCAGGAATTACCACTTTTTTATCTTCTTAA
- a CDS encoding hydrogenase, producing MEQAYETLKQQLTALSQRYPNLGNRLAETAQKLKTAGTPPAQTLVDELIAYSKDFSDIQQKLLIQGQQPAIQATSVQQLQNLLQNLTPTSGHHKTHRQALQIIEQVLTLTHNEQKDFPPLQTAQNQARELQTAIAQQTNQLHSVAEALATGNHPLVALVSLVEKQDSLDDNQWAILEEQITSAFGKSLGVAISRGKINFTVKQTAPSVTVAPKPAIPDIVILDEPQGSGSPELIIVPSIDVTKLPPTIEGKNIIFGNTPIAAKAQGKATLSNINLKILVHLQGLGDRTFSAREYAGTRGQGRRLEAFQVNIDPAIAGLSLRYMAHIATIGDTPLTPEGQLVGERGKNRQIEGFAIELVGPQAPNYTVFYTAHIQNKGDVPVCINGQYCGTKGQGLRVEGIKIWIEAK from the coding sequence GTGGAACAGGCTTACGAAACGTTAAAACAACAATTGACTGCATTATCACAACGCTATCCCAATTTAGGAAACCGTCTCGCGGAAACTGCACAAAAATTGAAAACCGCAGGAACTCCACCTGCACAAACCTTAGTAGATGAACTGATCGCCTACTCTAAAGATTTTAGCGATATTCAACAAAAACTGCTCATCCAAGGACAACAACCCGCTATTCAAGCGACCTCTGTACAACAGTTACAGAATTTATTGCAGAATTTAACCCCCACATCTGGACATCACAAGACTCACCGACAAGCTCTGCAAATTATTGAGCAAGTTTTAACCCTCACCCACAACGAACAAAAAGACTTTCCTCCGTTACAAACGGCTCAAAATCAAGCGCGTGAATTGCAAACAGCAATTGCTCAACAAACAAACCAACTGCATTCGGTCGCCGAAGCTTTAGCCACTGGAAATCATCCTTTAGTAGCGTTAGTTAGCTTAGTCGAAAAACAAGACAGTTTAGATGATAATCAATGGGCAATTTTAGAAGAACAAATTACTAGCGCCTTTGGCAAATCTCTCGGTGTGGCGATTTCCAGAGGAAAAATTAATTTTACAGTCAAACAAACAGCCCCATCTGTTACGGTTGCTCCTAAACCTGCAATTCCTGATATTGTCATCCTAGATGAACCTCAAGGATCTGGGAGTCCAGAATTAATTATTGTTCCCAGTATTGATGTTACAAAATTACCTCCAACTATTGAAGGTAAAAATATTATCTTTGGTAATACTCCCATTGCGGCTAAAGCCCAAGGCAAGGCAACTCTTTCTAATATTAACTTAAAAATTTTAGTGCATTTACAAGGATTGGGCGATCGCACCTTTTCCGCGAGAGAATATGCTGGAACACGGGGTCAAGGACGCCGTTTAGAAGCCTTCCAAGTAAATATAGATCCAGCAATTGCGGGTTTAAGTTTACGCTACATGGCTCATATCGCCACCATTGGGGACACGCCTCTAACTCCCGAAGGTCAACTGGTGGGAGAACGAGGTAAAAACCGACAAATTGAAGGTTTTGCCATTGAACTCGTCGGCCCCCAAGCCCCTAACTATACCGTTTTCTACACCGCTCACATCCAAAATAAAGGCGATGTTCCCGTGTGCATCAACGGCCAATACTGCGGCACAAAGGGTCAAGGTCTGCGGGTTGAAGGCATTAAAATCTGGATTGAAGCAAAGTAG
- a CDS encoding DUF937 domain-containing protein has translation MGLFDQILTALNDPNQTGNSDQLSNIINTAQQFGNQLGISPETSQMVMSMVGSSVRSSLQEKQTQIGNDGVQNIVNQFGGITSNPQAVEMLFSSTQQQQLIQTVSQRTGISSETIQSILPMVVPLVLNLLKTGTNTQQPQGSSNSVLNSFLDADGDGDVDIADAMRLGGQYFKG, from the coding sequence ATGGGACTATTTGATCAAATTTTAACGGCTCTGAATGATCCTAACCAAACGGGAAATAGCGATCAACTCAGTAATATTATCAATACGGCTCAACAGTTTGGCAATCAATTAGGGATTTCTCCTGAAACCAGTCAAATGGTGATGTCAATGGTGGGGAGTTCCGTGCGGTCTTCTTTACAAGAAAAGCAAACCCAAATTGGAAACGATGGGGTACAAAATATAGTCAATCAATTCGGAGGAATAACATCTAACCCCCAGGCGGTAGAAATGTTATTTTCTTCGACTCAGCAACAACAATTAATTCAAACAGTTTCTCAACGGACAGGTATTAGTTCCGAAACAATTCAATCTATTTTACCAATGGTTGTTCCTTTAGTTTTAAACTTGCTAAAAACCGGAACAAATACACAGCAGCCTCAAGGAAGTTCTAATTCTGTTTTGAATAGTTTTTTAGATGCAGATGGGGATGGAGATGTTGATATTGCTGATGCTATGCGTTTAGGAGGACAATATTTTAAAGGTTAA
- a CDS encoding TIGR03792 family protein encodes MIIEWLKFQVPPEQWETFIQRDEEVWTAGLQQFSGFLGKEVWVDPEKHEIVMVVRWESQEKWDAIPVSKIQQLDEEMGVLKMPILESRSYQIRKFMH; translated from the coding sequence ATGATTATTGAATGGTTAAAATTTCAAGTTCCTCCTGAACAATGGGAGACATTTATTCAACGGGATGAGGAAGTTTGGACAGCCGGACTTCAACAATTTTCGGGGTTTTTAGGAAAAGAAGTTTGGGTTGATCCTGAAAAACACGAAATTGTCATGGTGGTTCGTTGGGAGTCTCAGGAAAAGTGGGATGCTATTCCAGTCTCAAAAATTCAACAACTCGATGAAGAAATGGGAGTTTTAAAAATGCCCATTTTAGAAAGTCGATCCTATCAAATTCGGAAATTTATGCACTAA